From a region of the Globicephala melas chromosome 19, mGloMel1.2, whole genome shotgun sequence genome:
- the CCDC106 gene encoding coiled-coil domain-containing protein 106 isoform X2: MNERNISRRRTVKKDNEAFEISIPFDETPHLDPQIFYSLSPSQGNFEEPPGAASPTVALMNGVRAQLHMALERNSWLQKRIEDLEEERDFLRCQLDKFISSARMDAEDHCRLKPGPRRAEGNGRGGAGGEASDPESAASSLSGASAQGSNGERKRKKQKGGTGRRRFGKPKARERQRVKDADGVLCRYKKILGTFQKLKSMSRAFEHHRVDRNTVALTTPIAELLIVAPEKLAEVGEFDPSKERLLEYSRRCFLALDDETLKKVQALKKSKLLLPITYRFKR, translated from the exons ATGAATGAGCGAAACATTAGCCGGAGGAGGACAG TGAAGAAGGACAATGAGGCCTTCGAGATTTCCATCCCCTTCGACGAGACGCCCCACCTAGACCCACAGATCTTTTACAGTCTGAGCCCCTCTCAGGGAAACTTCGAGG AGCCTCCGGGGGCTGCGTCCCCGACTGTGGCCCTGATGAACGGTGTTAGGGCCCAGCTGCACATGGCCCTGGAGAGGAACTCATGGCTGCAGAAGCGCATTGAGgacctggaggaggagagggactTCTTGCGGTGTCAGCTAGACAAGTTCATCTCCTCTGCCCGCATGGATGCAG AGGACCACTGCCGGCTGAAGCCTGGGCCCCGGAGGGCTGAGGGGAACGGcagaggcggggctgggggcgaAGCCTCAGACCCCGAGTCGGCTGCCTCCTCACTCAGCGGAGCATCTGCACAAGGCAGTAacggggagaggaagaggaagaagcagaaaggGGGCACTGGCCGGAGGCGCTTCGGGAAGCCCAAGGCCCGAGAGAGGCAGCGGG TGAAGGACGCCGACGGTGTGCTCTGCCGCTACAAGAAGATCCTGGGCACCTTCCAGAAGCTGAAGAGCATGTCTCGAGCCTTCGAGCACCACCGAGTGGACCGCAACACGGTGGCGCTGACCACGCCCATCGCGGAGTTGCTCATCGTGGCCCCCGAGAAGCTGGCGGAGGTGGGCGAGTTCGACCCCTCCAAGGAGCGTCTGCTCGAGTACTCGCGCCGCTGCTTCCTGGCCCTGGACGATGAGACCCTCAAGAAGGTGCAGGCCCTCAAGAAGAGCAAGCTGCTGCTTCCCATCACTTACCGCTTCAAGCGGTGA
- the CCDC106 gene encoding coiled-coil domain-containing protein 106 isoform X1, translated as MNERNISRRRTGEELDLAPPLVPQLLPVVPALSSPGLRGWGLVRGSLGLPWGDPGLFFPVKKDNEAFEISIPFDETPHLDPQIFYSLSPSQGNFEEPPGAASPTVALMNGVRAQLHMALERNSWLQKRIEDLEEERDFLRCQLDKFISSARMDAEDHCRLKPGPRRAEGNGRGGAGGEASDPESAASSLSGASAQGSNGERKRKKQKGGTGRRRFGKPKARERQRVKDADGVLCRYKKILGTFQKLKSMSRAFEHHRVDRNTVALTTPIAELLIVAPEKLAEVGEFDPSKERLLEYSRRCFLALDDETLKKVQALKKSKLLLPITYRFKR; from the exons ATGAATGAGCGAAACATTAGCCGGAGGAGGACAGGTGAGGAACTGGACCTTGCTCCACCCTTGGTCCCACAGCTGCTGCCCGTTGTCCCTGCCCTTTCCTCTCCAGGGCTGCGTGGTTGGGGGCTGGTCCGAGgctccttgggacttccctggggtgaCCCCGGCCTCTTTTTTCCAGTGAAGAAGGACAATGAGGCCTTCGAGATTTCCATCCCCTTCGACGAGACGCCCCACCTAGACCCACAGATCTTTTACAGTCTGAGCCCCTCTCAGGGAAACTTCGAGG AGCCTCCGGGGGCTGCGTCCCCGACTGTGGCCCTGATGAACGGTGTTAGGGCCCAGCTGCACATGGCCCTGGAGAGGAACTCATGGCTGCAGAAGCGCATTGAGgacctggaggaggagagggactTCTTGCGGTGTCAGCTAGACAAGTTCATCTCCTCTGCCCGCATGGATGCAG AGGACCACTGCCGGCTGAAGCCTGGGCCCCGGAGGGCTGAGGGGAACGGcagaggcggggctgggggcgaAGCCTCAGACCCCGAGTCGGCTGCCTCCTCACTCAGCGGAGCATCTGCACAAGGCAGTAacggggagaggaagaggaagaagcagaaaggGGGCACTGGCCGGAGGCGCTTCGGGAAGCCCAAGGCCCGAGAGAGGCAGCGGG TGAAGGACGCCGACGGTGTGCTCTGCCGCTACAAGAAGATCCTGGGCACCTTCCAGAAGCTGAAGAGCATGTCTCGAGCCTTCGAGCACCACCGAGTGGACCGCAACACGGTGGCGCTGACCACGCCCATCGCGGAGTTGCTCATCGTGGCCCCCGAGAAGCTGGCGGAGGTGGGCGAGTTCGACCCCTCCAAGGAGCGTCTGCTCGAGTACTCGCGCCGCTGCTTCCTGGCCCTGGACGATGAGACCCTCAAGAAGGTGCAGGCCCTCAAGAAGAGCAAGCTGCTGCTTCCCATCACTTACCGCTTCAAGCGGTGA